Proteins co-encoded in one Populus trichocarpa isolate Nisqually-1 chromosome 10, P.trichocarpa_v4.1, whole genome shotgun sequence genomic window:
- the LOC7459815 gene encoding lipid phosphate phosphatase 2 isoform X2 — translation MPDIQLGAHTVKSHGIQIARTHMHDWLILLLLVVIEVVLNVIEPFHRFVGKDMLTDLSYPLQDNTVPIWAVPIVAILLPMAIILVYYFIRRNVYDMHHAILGLLFSVLITGVITDAIKDAVGRPRPDFFWRCFPDGKGVFHPVTSDVMCTGVKSVIKEGHKSFPSGHTSWSFAGLGFLALYLSGKVRVFDRRGHVAKLCIVFLPLLVAALVAVSRVDDYWHHWQDVFAGALIGLTVASFCYLQFFPPPYDVDVLLLRDSAINSHDVFGSPCPSSEK, via the exons ATGCCGGATATCCAGTTGGGTGCTCACACTGTAAAATCCCATGGAATCCAAATTGCGAGGACACATATGCATGactggttaattctattgcttCTCGTGGTTATTGAGGTCGTTTTGAACGTTATAGAACCATTTCACCGCTTTGTTGGAAAGGATATGCTGACAGACCTGTCATACCCACTGCAGGACAATACTGTTCCTATTTGGGCTGTTCCA ATTGTTGCAATATTGCTGCCCATGGCTATCATTCTCGTGTATTATTTCATAAGAAGGAATGTCTACGATATGCACCATGCCATTCTGG GCCTTCTGTTTTCTGTGCTTATCACTGGAGTTATAACTGATGCAATTAAAGATGCTGTTGGTCGACCTCGTCCAGACTTCTTTTGGCGATGTTTCCCTGATGGAAAAGGG GTGTTTCACCCTGTCACAAGCGATGTTATGTGTACTGGAGTGAAGAGTGTCATCAAGGAAGGTCATAAAAGCTTCCCAAGTGGACATACTTCTT GGTCCTTTGCAGGTCTTGGGTTCCTGGCCTTGTACTTGTCTGGGAAAGTCAGAGTGTTTGACCGCAGGGGCCATGTTGCAAAGCTTTGTATTGTTTTCCTTCCATTGCTTGTTGCTGCTTTGGTAGCAGTTTCTCGGGTTGATGACTACTGGCATCATTGGCAAGATGTATTTGCTGGGGCCCTTATAG GGCTAACAGTTGCTTCATTTTGCTACTTGCAATTCTTCCCACCCCCATATGATGTCGATG TGCTCTTATTGCGAGATTCAGCTATCAACTCTCATGATGTATTTGGAAGCCCTTGTCCATCTTCAGAGAAATAA